Proteins encoded within one genomic window of Kibdelosporangium phytohabitans:
- a CDS encoding PKD domain-containing protein: MGTWKRRFLASVLAATAGLVLGTANTAVAEPEGVVVDKTTNPVAGTYLVTYKPETAARASVQQTAQSLTDRFGGNVDAVLSKTMSGFVVTGLSDRAARRLAADPRVAEVRQSGTARIGTSALGPGGTQKDPQNWGIDRIDQRDRPLDRSYTYPNDGAGVTAYIVDTGINYSHNEFGGRAKAGVDFVNANDGGKDCHGHGSHVAGIVGGSTRGVAKKVDLVAVRILKCDGFGLDTDVNKAAEWIAQNAKKPAVVNMSIYTDDPDVAVSAIRGSINSGVQWALINGNNGGNVCSYGPGGQMTEGVTTGSTTSSDGKRSDSNYGTCMDVWAPGDSINSAWYNGNSSYNTIGGTSMAAPHVAGAMALRLHDEPGSTPAQLEKWIVDNASQGKLSGIGSSPNKLLYIPNTGTPPDGPVARFTASCPSNGLKCSFDGSTSSGTISSYKWAFGDNTADGDGKTVDHTYGTKGTYTVKLTVTDNAGKSNTAEQQVNVGSSGGGQPPTSSFTVNCQSSAKCAFDGNGSRDPDGQISSYAWDFGDGTTGNGATTSHTYPAKSATYTAKLTVTDNSGNSATSQRSVQCWGFGSGQAFCF, from the coding sequence ATGGGAACGTGGAAACGGCGCTTCCTGGCGTCGGTACTCGCCGCAACGGCGGGCCTCGTGCTCGGAACAGCGAACACCGCGGTCGCGGAACCTGAGGGCGTTGTCGTCGACAAGACCACCAACCCGGTGGCGGGCACCTACCTGGTGACGTACAAGCCTGAAACCGCTGCGAGGGCATCGGTTCAGCAGACCGCGCAGAGCCTCACCGACCGGTTCGGCGGAAACGTCGACGCCGTGCTGAGCAAGACGATGTCCGGCTTCGTCGTGACGGGCCTGTCCGACCGGGCGGCCCGCAGGCTGGCCGCCGACCCCCGGGTCGCCGAGGTCCGCCAGTCGGGCACCGCCCGGATCGGCACGTCGGCACTCGGTCCCGGCGGAACGCAGAAGGACCCGCAGAACTGGGGTATCGACCGGATCGACCAGCGCGACCGGCCGCTCGACCGGTCGTACACGTACCCCAACGACGGGGCCGGTGTCACCGCGTACATTGTGGACACCGGAATCAACTACTCGCACAACGAGTTCGGCGGCCGGGCCAAGGCGGGCGTCGACTTCGTCAACGCGAACGACGGCGGCAAGGACTGCCACGGCCACGGCAGCCACGTCGCCGGGATCGTCGGCGGCTCGACCCGTGGCGTGGCCAAGAAGGTCGACCTGGTCGCCGTGCGGATCCTCAAGTGCGACGGATTCGGCCTCGACACCGACGTGAACAAGGCCGCGGAGTGGATCGCGCAGAACGCGAAGAAGCCCGCTGTCGTCAACATGAGCATCTACACCGACGACCCCGACGTCGCCGTCTCGGCGATCCGCGGCTCGATCAACTCGGGCGTCCAGTGGGCGCTGATCAACGGCAACAACGGCGGCAACGTCTGCAGCTACGGTCCCGGTGGCCAGATGACCGAGGGCGTCACGACAGGCAGCACGACCAGCAGCGACGGCAAGCGCTCCGACTCCAACTACGGCACCTGCATGGACGTCTGGGCGCCCGGCGACAGCATCAACTCCGCCTGGTACAACGGGAACAGCTCGTACAACACCATCGGCGGCACCTCGATGGCCGCGCCGCACGTGGCCGGTGCGATGGCGTTGCGCCTGCACGACGAGCCCGGCAGCACGCCTGCCCAGCTCGAGAAGTGGATCGTCGACAACGCGAGCCAGGGCAAGCTGTCCGGGATCGGCAGTTCCCCCAACAAGTTGCTGTACATCCCGAACACCGGCACCCCACCGGACGGCCCGGTCGCGCGGTTCACCGCGTCGTGCCCGTCGAACGGGCTGAAGTGCTCCTTCGACGGATCCACTTCCTCCGGCACGATCTCGTCCTACAAGTGGGCCTTCGGCGACAACACCGCCGACGGCGACGGCAAGACCGTCGACCACACGTACGGCACGAAGGGCACGTACACCGTCAAGCTGACGGTCACCGACAACGCCGGCAAGTCCAACACCGCCGAGCAGCAGGTGAACGTGGGCAGCAGCGGCGGCGGGCAGCCCCCGACGTCGAGCTTCACCGTGAACTGCCAGTCCTCGGCGAAGTGTGCCTTCGACGGCAACGGATCCCGCGACCCCGACGGTCAGATCTCCAGCTACGCCTGGGACTTCGGGGACGGCACGACCGGGAACGGCGCCACGACCAGCCACACGTACCCCGCCAAGAGCGCGACCTACACCGCCAAGCTGACCGTGACCGACAACTCGGGCAACTCGGCGACCTCGCAGCGTTCCGTCCAGTGCTGGGGCTTCGGTTCCGGTCAAGCCTTCTGCTTCTGA